In Edaphobacter paludis, a single window of DNA contains:
- a CDS encoding replication-associated recombination protein A, whose amino-acid sequence MSLFDASPLSAAASHGRQAPLAERMRPQTLDEYVGQDHLLGPGKPLRLAIEADDATSMIFWGPPGTGKTTLAKIIAHMTSASFIEFSAVLSGIKEIKQVMVEAEKAAGFGSRTILFVDEIHRFNKAQQDAFLPYVERGTIRLIGATTENPSFEIIAALLSRCRVYTLQALTEEQIVALLQRALSDDKRGLGGSGLSADEDALSTIASYSSGDARNALNALDVAAKLAEGRKRRTITKAIASEAMQRRVLLYDKKGEQHYDIISALHKSVRNSDPDAALYWLGRMLEAGEDPMYCARRIVRMAVEDIGLAAPEALNLCLSAKDAMHFLGQPEGGLALAQAVVYLALAPKSNAVYVAYGAVKADIEATAAEPVPLHLRNAPTKLMKELDYGKDYQYAHDVEGRVADMECLPPSLAGRRYYQPTGEGREKLLAQRMDEVARIKAAKRK is encoded by the coding sequence ATGAGCCTGTTCGATGCTTCTCCCCTCTCTGCCGCGGCGTCGCATGGGCGGCAAGCCCCGCTCGCGGAGAGAATGCGGCCGCAGACTCTGGACGAGTATGTTGGCCAGGACCATCTCCTGGGGCCGGGTAAGCCGTTGCGTCTGGCGATTGAAGCCGACGACGCTACGTCGATGATCTTCTGGGGGCCACCGGGAACGGGCAAGACGACCTTGGCGAAGATTATTGCTCACATGACCTCGGCCAGTTTCATCGAATTCTCTGCGGTGCTTTCGGGGATCAAAGAGATCAAGCAGGTGATGGTGGAGGCGGAGAAGGCGGCTGGCTTCGGGTCGCGCACAATTCTGTTTGTGGATGAGATTCACCGCTTCAATAAAGCTCAACAGGATGCATTTTTGCCGTATGTGGAACGCGGGACGATCCGGCTGATCGGCGCGACAACGGAGAATCCTTCGTTTGAGATTATTGCCGCTCTGCTGTCACGATGCCGTGTCTATACGCTGCAGGCGCTTACCGAAGAGCAGATTGTGGCTCTGTTGCAGCGGGCCTTGAGCGACGACAAGCGTGGGCTTGGCGGCTCCGGATTGAGCGCGGACGAAGACGCGCTTTCGACCATTGCATCCTATTCGAGCGGGGACGCGCGCAACGCTCTCAATGCTCTCGATGTAGCGGCAAAGCTCGCGGAAGGGCGCAAGCGGCGAACCATCACCAAGGCGATCGCATCCGAGGCAATGCAGCGGAGGGTACTGCTCTACGACAAGAAAGGCGAGCAGCACTACGACATCATCTCGGCGCTGCATAAGAGCGTTCGCAACTCCGATCCGGACGCCGCTCTCTACTGGCTGGGCCGAATGCTGGAGGCGGGCGAAGACCCCATGTATTGTGCGCGGCGCATCGTACGCATGGCGGTTGAGGACATTGGGCTGGCGGCTCCAGAGGCACTGAACCTTTGCCTTTCGGCCAAGGACGCCATGCATTTTCTGGGGCAGCCGGAGGGTGGCCTGGCACTCGCGCAGGCGGTGGTGTATCTTGCGCTGGCACCGAAATCGAATGCAGTCTATGTGGCGTATGGCGCGGTGAAGGCCGATATTGAGGCGACAGCGGCAGAGCCCGTACCACTGCATCTGCGGAATGCCCCGACCAAGCTGATGAAGGAGCTTGATTACGGCAAGGACTATCAGTACGCGCACGATGTAGAAGGCCGGGTGGCGGACATGGAGTGCCTGCCGCCGAGTCTCGCCGGACGCCGTTACTATCAACCGACGGGCGAAGGACGTGAGAAGCTGCTGGCCCAACGAATGGATGAGGTCGCTCGCATCAAAGCCGCGAAACGCAAATGA
- a CDS encoding arabinose isomerase: protein MNNFENLRVGLFGIGLAAYWEQFAGLEERLKGYVHTVEQRLSGANRDIVNFGLVDSPERALAVSHEARQQDVDILVIYVTTYALSSTVLPIVRRAKVPVLVLNLQPTAALDYAHFNALTDRTAMTGEWLAYCSACPVPELANVFARSGIPFHQVTGVLDDDPECWREIHAWIDAAQVAHTLSHTRVGLMGHYYNGMLDIATDLTAVASIFGTHLEVVEIDELSRMRLDAPEDEVQRHRASFSQAFDIQPDCSASELQRAARTSAALEQFVKSHRLGALAYFYKGSGCEMNEETVTSIILGTSLLTSRGIPVAGEYEIKNVLAMKILDSFGAGGSFTEYYATDFAQDVVLLGHDGPGHAGIAEGKTKVRPLTVYHGKIGRGLSVEMSVKYGPVTLLSVVESKDRGFKLLVAEGQVEAGPILQIGNTNSRYRFPVGARNFIQRWNEQAPAHHCAVGLGHIADKLEKLGLLLNIDVVRIC, encoded by the coding sequence ATGAATAACTTTGAAAACCTGCGGGTGGGACTTTTCGGTATTGGGCTCGCGGCCTATTGGGAACAGTTTGCGGGACTCGAAGAGCGTCTGAAGGGATACGTTCACACGGTCGAACAGCGGCTTTCTGGCGCTAATCGAGACATAGTCAATTTTGGCCTCGTCGACTCGCCTGAGCGCGCCCTCGCCGTCAGCCATGAGGCGCGCCAGCAGGACGTAGACATTCTTGTCATCTACGTCACGACCTACGCGCTCTCTTCGACCGTGCTTCCCATCGTTCGCAGGGCCAAGGTGCCAGTTCTGGTGCTCAATCTACAACCCACCGCCGCCCTCGATTACGCACACTTTAATGCCCTTACCGACCGCACCGCCATGACCGGCGAGTGGCTCGCCTACTGCTCTGCCTGTCCCGTTCCCGAGTTGGCCAACGTCTTTGCGCGTTCCGGTATTCCGTTTCATCAGGTCACCGGCGTCCTTGACGACGACCCTGAATGTTGGCGCGAGATCCACGCGTGGATCGATGCCGCACAGGTTGCGCATACGCTGAGCCATACTCGCGTCGGCCTTATGGGCCACTACTACAACGGGATGCTCGACATCGCTACCGACCTCACCGCCGTCGCCTCAATCTTCGGCACGCATCTTGAAGTCGTCGAGATCGACGAACTCAGCCGCATGAGGCTCGATGCTCCGGAAGACGAAGTTCAACGCCATCGGGCATCCTTCTCCCAAGCCTTCGATATCCAGCCCGACTGCTCCGCCAGCGAACTCCAACGCGCCGCACGCACGTCTGCCGCGCTCGAACAGTTTGTCAAAAGCCACCGGCTCGGGGCGCTCGCTTACTTCTACAAGGGCTCCGGCTGCGAGATGAACGAAGAGACGGTTACGTCCATCATTCTGGGGACTTCCCTGCTTACCAGCCGGGGTATTCCTGTCGCGGGCGAGTACGAGATAAAAAATGTCCTCGCTATGAAGATCCTCGACAGCTTTGGCGCAGGAGGATCCTTCACCGAATACTATGCCACCGATTTTGCGCAGGACGTTGTGCTGCTGGGGCATGATGGGCCGGGCCACGCTGGGATCGCGGAGGGCAAAACAAAGGTCCGCCCCCTCACCGTTTATCACGGCAAAATCGGCCGCGGCCTCTCTGTCGAGATGAGCGTCAAATATGGCCCGGTCACGCTGCTTTCTGTCGTCGAGAGCAAGGATCGGGGCTTTAAACTGCTCGTGGCTGAGGGGCAGGTCGAGGCCGGCCCCATTCTCCAGATTGGCAACACCAACAGCCGCTACCGCTTTCCTGTGGGTGCCCGCAACTTCATCCAGCGTTGGAATGAACAAGCCCCCGCTCATCACTGTGCCGTCGGACTTGGCCACATTGCCGACAAGCTGGAAAAGCTTGGCCTGCTTCTCAATATCGATGTTGTACGCATCTGTTAA
- a CDS encoding galactitol-1-phosphate 5-dehydrogenase, producing the protein MKALLLSEYKNLQLQDLPTPAPGPDDVLVQVAACGICGSDVHGYDGSTGRRIPPIVMGHEAAGVVAAVGSKVSKFAKGDRVTFDSTVYCGECDFCRKGEVNLCDNRQVVGVSCGEFRRNGAFAEYVSVPERILYSLPAALSFAEAAMLEAVSVALHGVHVSEIKGGETALVIGAGMIGLLLLQSARAAGCSRVFVADIDATRLKLAADLGADQTLQLSGTELLDEILRRTEGHGVDVVLEAVGRNETVGSAIDCVRKGGTVTLVGNITPQVTIHLQKVVSRQIRLQGSCASSGEYPEAMQLIAEGKIKVGPLITAVAPLIDGPEWFKRLYVHEPNLMKIVLDPREGAARS; encoded by the coding sequence ATGAAGGCTCTCCTGCTCTCCGAGTATAAAAATCTTCAACTTCAGGACTTGCCCACGCCCGCTCCCGGTCCTGATGACGTTCTTGTGCAGGTAGCCGCCTGCGGCATCTGCGGCAGTGATGTGCATGGGTATGACGGCTCGACCGGCCGACGCATTCCTCCTATTGTGATGGGGCACGAGGCGGCGGGCGTTGTCGCCGCTGTCGGCTCGAAGGTCAGCAAATTTGCTAAGGGTGATCGTGTCACCTTCGACTCAACCGTCTACTGCGGTGAGTGCGACTTCTGTAGGAAGGGTGAGGTCAACCTCTGCGACAATCGGCAGGTGGTGGGTGTTTCCTGTGGCGAATTCCGCCGGAACGGGGCGTTCGCCGAATATGTGAGTGTCCCTGAACGGATTCTGTACTCTCTGCCCGCGGCGTTGTCATTTGCGGAAGCGGCTATGCTTGAGGCGGTTTCGGTGGCCCTGCATGGTGTGCATGTCTCCGAGATAAAGGGCGGAGAGACGGCGCTGGTCATCGGCGCAGGAATGATTGGATTGCTGTTGCTACAATCGGCTCGCGCTGCGGGCTGTTCTCGTGTCTTTGTGGCGGACATTGATGCCACTCGGTTGAAGCTCGCCGCGGATCTTGGAGCAGACCAGACGCTTCAACTTTCTGGTACAGAGTTGCTCGACGAGATCTTACGGCGGACGGAAGGACATGGAGTAGATGTTGTGCTCGAAGCCGTGGGCCGCAATGAAACCGTTGGCTCCGCAATCGACTGTGTGCGCAAGGGCGGCACGGTTACGCTGGTGGGCAATATCACGCCGCAGGTCACGATCCATTTGCAGAAGGTCGTCTCGCGGCAGATACGCCTGCAAGGCTCCTGCGCCTCGTCGGGCGAATATCCGGAGGCGATGCAATTGATCGCGGAAGGAAAGATCAAAGTGGGACCACTCATTACTGCCGTCGCTCCTTTGATCGACGGCCCGGAGTGGTTCAAGCGACTCTACGTGCATGAACCCAACCTGATGAAGATCGTTCTCGATCCACGCGAAGGTGCAGCCAGATCATGA
- a CDS encoding glucose 1-dehydrogenase: MTNPLFDLTGQTALVTGASRGLGQIFARALANSGADLILTSRNRDDLTSFVAEIEAMGRKATPLALDVRDQGSIERMAAEAEAACGQIHILVNNAGCNVRKPALDVTWDDWNLILDTNLRGSFFVAQQMARRMVPHGYGRIVNVGSVTSVFGYAGLAPYGASRGGIRQLTMSLADDWGKHGITVNCLAPGWFHTKQNTVLYQNEQWVEYLKDRIPVKRPGEPRDLEGAVVFLASESSRYITGQTLLVDGGISTGAMRATV, translated from the coding sequence ATGACCAATCCCCTCTTCGATTTGACCGGGCAGACAGCCCTTGTTACCGGAGCCAGTCGTGGCCTCGGGCAGATCTTCGCTCGCGCTCTGGCCAACTCTGGAGCGGATCTCATCCTTACCAGCCGGAACCGTGATGACTTAACTTCTTTCGTCGCCGAGATTGAAGCGATGGGTCGCAAGGCGACTCCGCTCGCGCTCGATGTACGTGATCAGGGCAGCATCGAGCGCATGGCCGCCGAGGCTGAAGCAGCGTGCGGGCAGATCCATATCCTCGTCAACAATGCCGGATGCAATGTGCGCAAGCCTGCTCTGGACGTCACGTGGGATGACTGGAACCTTATACTCGACACCAATCTTCGCGGCAGCTTTTTTGTCGCGCAGCAGATGGCGCGCCGCATGGTGCCGCATGGCTATGGCCGCATCGTCAATGTCGGTTCTGTGACCAGCGTCTTCGGGTACGCAGGCCTCGCGCCCTATGGAGCAAGCCGCGGTGGCATTCGGCAATTGACGATGAGTCTCGCCGATGACTGGGGCAAACATGGCATCACCGTCAACTGCCTCGCCCCGGGATGGTTCCACACCAAACAGAACACCGTGCTCTATCAAAACGAGCAATGGGTGGAGTACCTGAAGGACCGCATTCCGGTGAAGCGCCCGGGCGAGCCACGTGACCTCGAAGGAGCTGTCGTCTTTCTTGCCTCGGAGTCCAGCCGCTACATCACCGGGCAGACACTTCTGGTTGACGGGGGCATCTCAACCGGAGCCATGCGTGCCACTGTGTAG
- a CDS encoding MFS transporter encodes MHIQRRRWRIAWLLGIGVLVNYFDRVNLSVSHEALITSFGISAVTFGYLSGAYNWTYAMFQLPIGVLLDKFGIRRVGLIGTFLWGIASFGAAITPNLGGFFAARLLLGVGEAPTFPSNAKAIGYWFPARERSTATAIFDSAAKFSSAIGVPIIGILLLKVGWRWSFAITGFVSLIYFLFFWKIYRDPKDDPKLSDVERKHIADDADPEMVDDGYSGHVSLGFLLRQRKMLAMVLGFGSYNYVFYLLLTWLPSYLSSALHIDLLHSFLYTGVPWLVATAADLIVGGWLVDALLRRGWNANLVRKGVLIGGTVLGLGIIGAAHAHSAARALIWISISIGGLSAAAPVGWSIPSLIAPRHSVGKVGGIMNFSNQISGIAAPIITGYVVAATRSFAWAFGVSAVYLLIGVAAYIFMLGKIEPMAPEPQRAA; translated from the coding sequence ATGCATATACAGCGCCGCCGCTGGCGCATCGCGTGGCTGTTGGGAATCGGCGTGCTGGTCAACTACTTTGACCGCGTGAATCTGTCGGTCTCCCATGAAGCCCTCATCACTTCCTTTGGCATCTCGGCAGTGACGTTCGGCTATCTCTCGGGAGCGTACAACTGGACCTACGCTATGTTCCAGCTACCGATTGGCGTGCTTTTGGATAAATTTGGTATCCGACGCGTTGGACTCATCGGAACGTTTTTGTGGGGCATAGCTTCTTTTGGCGCGGCCATTACCCCTAATCTCGGCGGATTCTTTGCGGCGCGACTCCTGCTGGGTGTAGGCGAGGCACCCACGTTTCCTTCGAACGCAAAGGCGATTGGCTATTGGTTTCCCGCGCGAGAGCGATCTACTGCCACAGCGATCTTCGATTCCGCAGCCAAGTTTTCTTCCGCCATCGGCGTACCCATTATCGGTATTCTGTTGCTGAAGGTTGGCTGGCGGTGGAGCTTCGCCATCACGGGCTTCGTCAGCCTCATTTATTTTCTTTTCTTCTGGAAGATCTATCGCGATCCTAAAGACGATCCAAAGCTAAGCGACGTTGAGCGAAAACACATAGCGGACGATGCAGATCCTGAGATGGTGGATGACGGGTATAGCGGCCATGTATCGCTCGGATTCCTGCTGCGACAACGAAAAATGCTTGCGATGGTGCTTGGTTTTGGATCCTATAACTATGTTTTCTATTTGTTGCTGACATGGCTGCCCAGCTATCTTTCTTCTGCCCTGCATATCGATCTGCTGCACTCCTTTCTCTATACGGGAGTGCCCTGGCTGGTTGCGACCGCAGCCGATTTGATCGTGGGCGGATGGCTGGTCGATGCCTTGCTTCGCCGCGGATGGAATGCAAACCTCGTTCGCAAGGGGGTTCTTATCGGCGGCACTGTTCTGGGGCTCGGTATCATCGGCGCTGCTCATGCGCATAGCGCCGCGCGAGCACTCATCTGGATCAGTATTTCGATTGGCGGCCTTTCGGCTGCCGCTCCGGTAGGCTGGTCAATCCCTTCGCTCATCGCGCCGCGCCACAGTGTAGGTAAGGTCGGCGGCATCATGAATTTTTCAAACCAGATCTCAGGAATTGCCGCGCCGATCATTACCGGCTACGTGGTTGCTGCGACCCGGTCATTTGCGTGGGCGTTCGGCGTGTCCGCGGTGTATCTGCTGATTGGCGTCGCCGCCTACATCTTCATGCTGGGAAAAATCGAACCGATGGCACCGGAGCCTCAGCGTGCAGCATGA
- a CDS encoding oligogalacturonate lyase family protein, which yields MHRFTRVVLSAFVFSATLTPLALAQNLPTSWVDKDTGHRVIRLTNEPGSSGFYFNVNAYTPDGKEMVYNAPDGIHVMDLATRKTRLLVPNPPRPENTDGASGLRLGVHTIVVGKKTPSVFFSKFDAATKTGSVYSANVYTGAIKKLATLPPRANVVTVNADETLAAGTYIEGKGADYGEHRVNPPGVKPGFLVQPQNKGQMMEQRLAAHLPLVLFTINLQTGKMTTLLHSTDWVNHLLFSPSDPTLLMYCHEGPWQKVDRIWMIHTDGTHNTLIHKRTMAMEIAGHEFWGLDGQTIWYDWQYPKGEDFFLAGYNLQTHKRTAFHMQRNEWSIHFNLTKDLDLFTGDGGDPGQVAKAPDGEWIELFHPEMLKVTGINEPDFWQPGVFHAEHLVNMSHHNYRLEPNVRFSPDKKLVIFTSNMFGDSYVFAVEVAKAVNPSASEIHSTPALAKQFNPVDPTPLHTPAAKK from the coding sequence ATGCATCGTTTTACCCGAGTTGTTCTATCTGCTTTTGTCTTTTCCGCTACGCTCACCCCTCTCGCGCTTGCCCAGAATCTACCGACCTCGTGGGTCGATAAGGATACCGGGCACAGGGTCATCCGCCTTACCAACGAGCCCGGCTCGTCCGGCTTCTACTTCAACGTCAACGCATATACGCCAGACGGTAAGGAGATGGTCTACAACGCGCCGGATGGAATCCATGTCATGGACCTTGCCACACGCAAGACCAGACTTCTGGTTCCCAACCCGCCACGCCCGGAAAACACAGACGGCGCCAGCGGACTTCGTTTAGGAGTGCACACGATCGTTGTTGGCAAAAAAACGCCGAGCGTTTTCTTCTCGAAGTTCGATGCGGCTACAAAGACCGGCTCTGTATACTCCGCCAACGTGTACACGGGTGCAATCAAGAAGCTGGCTACCCTGCCGCCGCGCGCGAACGTGGTTACGGTCAACGCCGATGAGACCTTGGCCGCTGGCACCTACATTGAAGGAAAAGGTGCAGACTATGGCGAGCATCGCGTGAACCCTCCCGGGGTAAAGCCGGGCTTTCTGGTACAGCCGCAGAACAAGGGGCAAATGATGGAGCAGCGGCTGGCCGCGCATCTGCCGCTCGTACTCTTCACCATCAATCTGCAGACAGGCAAGATGACGACGTTGCTGCACAGCACCGATTGGGTCAACCATCTCCTCTTTTCGCCGAGCGATCCGACCCTGCTGATGTACTGCCATGAAGGTCCGTGGCAGAAGGTCGATCGCATCTGGATGATCCACACCGATGGCACGCACAATACGCTGATTCACAAGCGCACCATGGCGATGGAGATTGCCGGACACGAATTCTGGGGTCTGGATGGCCAGACGATCTGGTACGACTGGCAGTATCCCAAGGGCGAAGACTTCTTCCTTGCCGGTTACAACCTGCAGACGCATAAGAGAACCGCCTTCCACATGCAGCGCAACGAGTGGTCGATTCACTTCAATCTGACCAAGGACCTCGATCTCTTTACCGGCGACGGTGGCGACCCTGGCCAGGTAGCGAAGGCGCCGGATGGCGAGTGGATCGAACTTTTTCACCCGGAGATGTTAAAGGTTACAGGCATCAACGAGCCTGACTTTTGGCAGCCTGGTGTCTTTCATGCCGAGCACCTGGTCAACATGTCTCATCACAACTACCGGCTTGAGCCGAACGTCCGCTTTTCGCCCGACAAGAAACTGGTTATCTTTACCAGTAATATGTTTGGCGACAGCTATGTGTTTGCCGTTGAGGTTGCGAAGGCCGTGAACCCGTCCGCGTCGGAGATTCATTCCACTCCCGCTTTAGCGAAGCAGTTCAACCCGGTCGACCCGACACCGCTGCACACGCCTGCGGCGAAGAAGTAA
- a CDS encoding radical SAM protein → MGNAVATDNQLVEIAAKVNQRLRITDDDARWLWKNASDADLCSLAGVVRSRFHAPDACTYMVMRIINYTNVCVAQCDYCAFYKLPGADGGYVLSHEDVFAKLDELRALGGDLAAFNGGFNPQLPLSYYCDLFASIRARYGDSIEFYALTIAEFLYLADHAKLSYGETAERLKAAGVRWITGGGSEILTEDFRARHSKFKYTVDEYFFAQRAIVEAGLKTTATMVIGFDETLDERIEHLERTRKFQDETGGLASFLCWTFKPYFTQIGGIEITTSEYLRHLALSRIYLDNIPRIRTSVLTQNERALDGLRFGADDFDLPIEDEVTQKAGATISLDFERILTYARQLGYAPVYRHVANASQ, encoded by the coding sequence ATGGGTAACGCTGTAGCGACTGACAACCAGCTTGTGGAGATTGCCGCGAAGGTGAACCAACGTCTGCGCATTACAGACGACGATGCCCGCTGGCTCTGGAAGAATGCCTCAGACGCTGATCTGTGCTCCCTAGCCGGCGTCGTTCGCAGCCGGTTCCACGCGCCAGACGCCTGTACCTACATGGTGATGCGCATCATCAACTACACCAATGTCTGCGTCGCCCAATGCGATTACTGCGCCTTCTACAAGCTGCCGGGAGCGGACGGAGGCTATGTGTTGAGCCATGAAGACGTATTCGCCAAGCTCGATGAGCTACGTGCTCTGGGCGGAGACCTGGCGGCCTTCAACGGCGGCTTCAATCCGCAGCTTCCACTTAGCTACTATTGCGACTTATTTGCATCGATCCGAGCGCGATACGGCGATTCCATCGAGTTCTATGCCCTTACAATTGCCGAATTCCTCTACCTGGCGGACCACGCAAAACTGAGCTACGGGGAGACCGCAGAACGACTGAAGGCCGCCGGGGTACGCTGGATCACAGGCGGCGGTTCCGAGATTCTCACCGAAGACTTCCGCGCTCGCCACTCCAAATTCAAGTACACGGTCGACGAGTACTTTTTCGCGCAACGAGCCATCGTGGAAGCTGGACTCAAGACCACCGCCACCATGGTGATCGGCTTCGATGAGACGCTCGATGAACGCATCGAGCATCTGGAACGCACTCGTAAATTTCAAGATGAAACCGGCGGCCTCGCCAGTTTTCTCTGCTGGACCTTCAAGCCCTACTTCACTCAGATTGGCGGGATCGAAATCACCACCTCCGAATACCTGCGCCATCTCGCCCTGAGCCGAATTTATCTTGATAATATTCCACGCATTCGGACATCAGTGCTAACCCAGAATGAACGCGCCCTCGATGGACTTCGGTTCGGCGCAGACGATTTCGATCTGCCCATCGAAGATGAAGTTACGCAGAAAGCTGGAGCGACGATCAGCCTCGATTTCGAACGAATTCTTACCTACGCTCGACAACTCGGCTATGCGCCGGTATACCGGCACGTTGCAAACGCCTCTCAATAA
- a CDS encoding sulfatase-like hydrolase/transferase, translated as MVIILGESVRYDMLNCNRPTGLKTPHLDRLAAQGVSFDKAYNCQPVCAPARSAIWTGLYPHTNGVWGNSMALGNTTHTIGQFVHDHGVKAAFIGKWHLDGVDYFDTGRCAAGWDPDYWYAMRDYLQELSPEDRVRSRNPATGDDPSWTADLCYAFRCTNKAIDFLAKHRQEDFLLVVSYDEPHGPSLCPIEYSRAYKDYEFPRDGDLDDSLENKPAEQRVWAAGRLEKHLPAQKAPHFFGSHTFVDAEIGRLMAAVEKDSPEALVMYTSDHGVFLDAHRLIDKGPAMYDEITHVPFIVKWPGQVAPGTRSSSLVSHIDISGTIMDFFGLDVPKTMEGKSMLPLWKEPKSPGRDYTFIEWGRYEVDHDGFGAFQPIRCICDGRYKLSIHLMTTDELYDLKTDPREMNNLIDSSDHAAIRNHLHDKLLDWMNVSRDPFRGYYWGRRQWRPEFPVTWANAGMTRQRENDGYLPRELDYDTGLPMINATRPK; from the coding sequence ATGGTCATTATTCTGGGCGAATCAGTCCGTTATGACATGCTCAATTGCAATCGTCCAACTGGCTTGAAGACACCACATCTTGATCGCCTGGCTGCTCAAGGCGTCAGCTTTGATAAAGCCTACAATTGCCAGCCTGTCTGTGCGCCGGCACGATCTGCCATTTGGACTGGCCTCTACCCACATACCAACGGCGTGTGGGGAAATAGTATGGCGCTTGGCAATACCACCCACACGATTGGCCAGTTTGTGCACGATCATGGCGTGAAAGCCGCGTTTATCGGTAAGTGGCATCTTGACGGCGTGGATTATTTCGACACCGGACGTTGCGCGGCGGGCTGGGATCCTGACTATTGGTATGCCATGCGCGATTATTTACAGGAGCTATCACCGGAGGATAGAGTTCGCTCGCGAAATCCCGCAACTGGTGACGACCCGAGTTGGACCGCTGACCTCTGCTATGCGTTCCGATGCACCAATAAGGCCATCGATTTTCTCGCCAAACATCGACAGGAAGACTTTCTCCTGGTGGTTTCCTATGACGAGCCCCACGGTCCTTCCCTTTGTCCAATCGAATATAGTCGGGCATATAAAGACTATGAGTTTCCCCGAGATGGCGATCTTGATGACAGCCTCGAAAACAAACCAGCGGAGCAGCGCGTCTGGGCGGCAGGGCGTTTAGAAAAGCATCTTCCTGCACAAAAGGCTCCCCATTTTTTTGGATCGCACACCTTCGTAGATGCAGAGATCGGCCGTTTGATGGCAGCGGTCGAGAAGGATAGCCCTGAAGCTCTCGTGATGTACACCTCCGACCATGGCGTGTTCCTCGATGCTCATCGACTGATCGATAAGGGGCCGGCGATGTATGACGAGATAACCCACGTTCCCTTCATCGTTAAATGGCCGGGCCAAGTTGCGCCGGGCACTCGATCGTCCAGCTTGGTATCCCATATCGACATAAGCGGAACCATCATGGATTTTTTCGGTCTCGATGTGCCGAAGACGATGGAAGGCAAAAGCATGTTGCCGTTGTGGAAGGAACCCAAGAGTCCAGGGCGGGATTATACCTTTATCGAGTGGGGACGATACGAGGTCGATCACGATGGTTTTGGCGCGTTCCAGCCAATCCGTTGCATATGCGATGGGCGATATAAACTCTCGATTCATCTGATGACGACAGATGAGCTTTATGACCTGAAGACCGATCCACGCGAGATGAATAATCTCATCGACTCATCCGATCATGCGGCAATTCGAAACCATTTGCATGACAAATTACTCGATTGGATGAACGTCTCTCGGGATCCATTTCGCGGATATTACTGGGGTAGACGCCAGTGGCGACCGGAGTTTCCTGTGACATGGGCGAATGCAGGTATGACCCGCCAGCGAGAGAATGATGGCTATCTTCCTCGTGAGCTGGACTATGACACTGGGTTGCCGATGATAAACGCTACTAGGCCAAAATAG